From Desmodus rotundus isolate HL8 chromosome 12, HLdesRot8A.1, whole genome shotgun sequence, one genomic window encodes:
- the SLC16A1 gene encoding monocarboxylate transporter 1, whose amino-acid sequence MPPAVGGPVGYTPPDGGWGWAVVIGAFISIGFSYAFPKSITVFFKEIEGIFNATTSEVSWISSIMLAVMYAGGPISSILVNKYGSRPVMIVGGCLSGCGLVAASFCNSVKELYLCIGVIGGLGLAFNLNPALTMIGKYFYKRRPLANGLAMAGSPVFLCTLAPLNQAFFGIFGWRGSFLILGGLLLNCCVAGALMRPIGPPPARSEKYKSKETLQEAGKSDAKQVAGDANTDLIGGNPKTEKPSVFQTINKFLDFSLFTHRGFLLYLSGNMIMFFGLFTPLVFLSNYGKSKHFSSEKAAFLLSILAFVDMVARPSMGLLANTKWIRPRVQYFFAASIFANGVCHLLAPLSTTYIGFCIYAGVFGFAFGWLSSVLFETLMDLVGAQKFSSAVGLVTIVECCPVLLGPPLLGRLNDMYGDYKYTYWTCGVILITAGIYLFIGMGINYRLVEKEQKAERQQTKEREEEASVDVEKPREVTKAAEAPEQRGTEGSPTEEESPV is encoded by the exons ATGCCACCAGCAGTTGGAGGTCCAGTTGGATACACCCCCCCAgatggaggctgggggtgggcagtggtaATTGGAGCTTTCATTTCCATCGGCTTCTCTTATGCATTCCCCAAGTCTATTACTGTGTTCTTCAAAGAAATTGAAGGCATATTCAACGCCACCACCAGTGAAGTGTCGTGGATATCCTCCATCATGTTGGCTGTCATGTATGCTGGAG GTCCTATCAGCAGTATCCTTGTGAATAAATACGGCAGCCGTCCAGTGATGATTGTTGGTGGCTGCCTGTCAGGCTGCGGCTTGGTCGCGGCCTCTTTCTGTAACAGTGTAAAGGAGCTGTACTTGTGCATCGGAGTCATTGGCG GTCTCGGGCTTGCCTTCAACTTGAATCCAGCTCTGACCATGATTGGCAAGTATTTCTATAAGAGGCGGCCACTAGCAAATGGACTGGCCATGGCAGGCAGCCCCGTGTTCCTCTGTACCCTGGCCCCCCTCAATCAGGCTTTCTTTGGTATCTTTGGCTGGAGAGGGAGCTTCCTAATTCTTGGAGGCCTCCTCCTGAACTGCTGTGTGGCCGGGGCCCTGATGCGACCAATAGGGCCCCCACCGGCCAGATCGGAGAAATATAAGTCTAAAGAAACCCTTCAGGAAGCTGGAAAATCTGATGCGAAACAAGTGGCAGGTGATGCAAACACAGACCTCATTGGAGGAAACCCCAAAACGGAGAAGCCGTCAGTCTTCCAAACAATTAATAAATTCCTGGACTTCTCCCTGTTCACTCACAGAGGCTTTCTGCTATACCTCTCTGGAAACATGATCATGTTTTTTGGACTATTTACTCCTCTGGTCTTTCTTAGTAATTATGGCAAGAGTAAGCATTTCTCTAGTGAGAAGgctgccttccttctttccatcctagCTTTTGTTGACATGGTAGCCAGACCATCTATGGGACTTCTAGCCAATACAAAGTGGATAAGACCTCGAGTTCAGTATTTTTTTGCTGCTTCTATTTTTGCAAATGGAGTGTGTCATCTGCTAGCACCTTTGTCTACCACCTATATTGGGTTCTGTATCTATGCAGGAGTTTTTGGGTTTGCATTTGGGTGGCTCAGCTCAGTGTTGTTTGAAACACTGATGGACCTTGTTGGAGCCCAGAAGTTTTCCAGCGCTGTGGGATTGGTGACCATTGTGGAATGCTGCCCTGTCCTCCTAGGGCCACCGCTTCTAG GTCGCCTCAATGACATGTACGGAGACTACAAATACACATACTGGACCTGTGGCGTCATCCTCATCACCGCAGGCATCTACCTCTTCATTGGCATGGGCATCAATTATCGGCTTgtggaaaaagaacagaaagcagagaggcagcagacaaaggaaagagaggaagaggccaGTGTTGATGTTGAGAAGCCAAGAGAAGTTACCAAAGCAGCAGAAGCTCCAGAGCAGAGGGGCACAGAGGGGAGCCCCACAGAGGAGGAGAGTCCAGTCTGA